Genomic window (Pseudoliparis swirei isolate HS2019 ecotype Mariana Trench chromosome 23, NWPU_hadal_v1, whole genome shotgun sequence):
GACCAGCTCATCATCCATCCTCCGTAGCTCCGTACATACACTTGCATATCTGTCATGTTCTTGATGTACACCTGCAAATCAATAAAGTGTCATCATCTGCCAGAGCTGAAGGTAGACTTCGCAGAATGAATTCAAATATGCCGTCATGGCGTTACAAAATTAAGGTTGATGTGTTTTCATTTTCTGCTGTGTTATGTCAAAGAAGCTCACCTTTTTATCAGTAGGTGGGATGGGATTTTTTTGATGTGCAGCTGGCAGCAAGAAACTCATTGTGTAGATACCCGTTTGCCAGAAAGACGTTTTGTCAgagattttcaaaataacaggAGCTGTCATTTCAATGTTATTTCCTGCAGGtaaacatttgaaaaaacacaacaaaaaagaaacaaaaaagaaacaagtttttcaatttaatttgtcaAAAATAggattaaaaatagaaaatgttctggcttgaatatttaataaaaccACCAAACTATTTCTGCTCTCTGAACACCGCTAAATACAGTAATTATGATGTCCGGTCAAAATGGCATTTTGATGTTAGCTGCCCAACATATTCAAAAAGAGGGAAATCTGCTCTTAAACAATATTGTCCTTGTAAACTGGCTGAGTAACAAAAAGTTTCAAACTTCATACAATTTTCTTTTACTGCTATTATTTTTTCATGTAATATTGCacgactgtatatatatatgtatttataaataaccATATATAATCAGTGGTACCATTGATGTAGGCAAACAGTCGTCTGAATGCGCTTATTGATGCGTAGTCCATGCTCCAGGATGATTCTTGAGTTGAAACCCAATTGACTGAGTCATAGTGACGGACCTGATGGACAGAAACAAATGTTTTGGTGAAGGCTTTGAGGCTTTTTGAAAGTCTCTTGCACCTCAAATGTGAAAAGTGTTCTCTTCTATTCAGACACACTCACTTCGTAATCATCAGTTTGACAAATGAGATCGAACAGCAGGCACTCTTCTGTCTCAGAACAGAAGTTTAACTCAGATGAGTTTCTGCATAATTAGAAAggcaaacataaaaaaaaggcacaaatGCCCATATTGGTAAAATGCAACAATCTACTTAAAGTGGGCGTTCATTTCTTACCCGACTCTGGCCTCAGCTGTGAGGACGAGAAGGAAGCCAACAAACCCTGAAAGGTAAATCCTGAAACACACATGGTTTCCATTAAACTATTTGTGTTTACCCAGATAGAAAAGGACAGCTTTCTCAGAGCATGTCACCTTAGTTCATACACCAAGAAATATATATGCCTTGAATATCATCCAAGACAATATGAACCATAACGTTGTACTTACATTATGGGAGAGAGTTCAGTTCTGTGTTTTCAAAAACGTTTTCTTCGCAGTCTGGTCCAAAGCATCTATTTATTCCAAGTCATGGTTATGAAAGAAAATGTGGCCCCTCCCTGGACACATAACACAGACCAGACATGACCAATGGGAACCACAAGCAGTATGAATGATATAACAAACACAGAGACGTGTGTCCTTTGCATATTTTTGAACTTTTGATATCTCTTTAATGTAGATGATTGATTTTGGCCTACACAATGTCAGGGTCAAATAGTTTAACACAATTTAAGCAAACAAAT
Coding sequences:
- the soul5 gene encoding heme-binding protein 2, translated to MIYLSGFVGFLLVLTAEARVGNSSELNFCSETEECLLFDLICQTDDYEVRHYDSVNWVSTQESSWSMDYASISAFRRLFAYINGNNIEMTAPVILKISDKTSFWQTGIYTMSFLLPAAHQKNPIPPTDKKVYIKNMTDMQVYVRSYGGWMMSWSDKSQAKILSSDLDSAGAEYDRSFHYGVGYNSPIMVFDRHNEVWYVVQDDPVCGSSEEMGL